The Triticum dicoccoides isolate Atlit2015 ecotype Zavitan chromosome 6A, WEW_v2.0, whole genome shotgun sequence genome has a window encoding:
- the LOC119318466 gene encoding bidirectional sugar transporter SWEET13-like: protein MAGLSMEHPWAFAFGLLGNIISFTSLLAPIPTFYRIFKSKSTEGFQSVPYVVALFSAMLWIFYALVKTGEGLLITINAAGCVIETIYIVMYLVYAPRKAKIFTAKIVLLLNIAGFGLIFLLTVFAFQGETRVISLGWICVGFSVCVFVAPLSIIGRVIKTKSVEYMPFSLSLTLTLSAIVWFLYGLLIKDKYVALPNILGFTFGMIQMVLYMFYMNATPVVTSDVKEVKEAWKVPAEDQVVVINVGKADKSSCAEVRPVTEMASAVDVPRRCAAEAAAPRQQVMAVDFARSVEVV, encoded by the exons ATGGCTGGCCTATCCATGGAGCACCCTTGGGCATTCGCCTTCGGCCTACTAG GCAACATCATCTCTTTCACGAGCCTCCTGGCCCCGAT ACCAACATTCTACCGGATCTTCAAGAGCAAATCCACGGAGGGGTTCCAGTCGGTGCCCTACGTCGTGGCCCTGTTCAGCGCGATGCTGTGGATCTTTTACGCGCTAGTGAAGACCGGTGAGGGCCTCCTCATCACCATCAACGCTGCCGGCTGCGTCATCGAGACCATCTACATCGTCATGTACCTCGTCTACGCCCCCAGGAAGGCCAAGATTTTCACAGCCAAGATCGTCCTCCTACTCAACATCGCCGGTTTTGGGCTCATCTTTCTCCTCACTGTCTTCGCCTTCCAAGGCGAGACCCGCGTCATCTCGCTTGGCTGGATCTGCGTCGGCTTCTCCGTCTGTGTCTTCGTCGCGCCGCTCAGCATCATC GGTCGTGTCATCAAGACCAAGAGTGTGGAGTACAtgcccttctccctctccctcacgcTCACCCTCAGcgccatcgtctggttcctctacgGCCTGCTCATCAAGGACAAATACGTCGCG CTCCCAAACATCCTTGGCTTCACCTTCGGGATGATCCAGATGGTCCTCTACATGTTCTACATGAACGCGACGCCCGTGGTGACAAGCGATGTGAAGGAGGTGAAGGAGGCATGGAAGGTGCCTGCAGAGGACCAAGTCGTCGTGATCAACGTCGGCAAGGCCGACAAGAGCTCGTGCGCTGAGGTGCGCCCGGTCACTGAGATGGCTAGCGCCGTGGACGTCCCCAGGAGATGCGCTGCTGAGGCGGCGGCGCCGAGGCAGCAAGTGATGGCGGTGGACTTTGCCCGCTCTGTCGAGGTGGTCTAG